One region of Mycteria americana isolate JAX WOST 10 ecotype Jacksonville Zoo and Gardens chromosome 17, USCA_MyAme_1.0, whole genome shotgun sequence genomic DNA includes:
- the LOC142418260 gene encoding beta-1,4-galactosyltransferase galt-1-like, producing the protein MIHCGKKNICAAVACILISASILMCSWKDPQLQNNITRKIFPQETIASPAGQLCRGKPAQSVITPLKDNRTFIICPYFDDRESKVTRVIGIVHHEDVKQLYCWFCCQPNGKIYVSKANIDVHSDRFGFPYGAADIVCLEPENCDPTHVAIHQSPHGNIDQLPRFEIKNRKAETFSVDFTICISAMFGNYNNVLQFIQSMEMYKILGVQKVVIYKNNCSHLMEKVLKFYMEEGTVEIIPWPINSHLKVSSKWHFSMDAKDIGYYGQITALNDCIYRNMQRSKFVVLNDADEIILPLKHSDWKTMMSSLQEQNPGIGIFLFENHIFPENVSTHMFNISSWNTVPGVNILQHVHREPDRKDVFNPRKMIIDPRKVIQTSVHSVLRAYGNSVNVPMDVALVYHCRVPLQGNLPRGSLIRDTALWRYNSSLIMNVNKVLYQTVL; encoded by the coding sequence ATGatacactgtggaaaaaaaaatatttgtgctgcTGTTGCATGTATACTTATTTCTGCAAGCATTTTAATGTGCTCCTGGAAAGATCCTCAGCTACAGAATAACATAACCAGAAAAATCTTCCCCCAGGAAACAATTGCCAGTCCAGCAGGTCAGCTCTGCAGGGGAAAACCTGCTCAAAGTGTAATAACACCATTAAAAGATAACAGAACTTTTATTATATGCCCATACTTTGATGACAGAGAAAGCAAAGTCACTCGTGTGATTGGGATTGTTCACCACGAAGATGTAAAACAGCTATACTGCTGGTTCTGCTGTCAGcccaatggaaaaatatatgtatcAAAAGCAAACATTGATGTTCACTCAGACAGATTTGGATTCCCTTATGGTGCAGCAGATATAGTTTGTCTGGAACCCGAAAACTGCGATCCAACACATGTAGCAATTCATCAGTCTCCACATGGAAATATTGACCAGCTGCCAAGGTTTGAAATTAAAAACCGCAAGGCTGAGACCTTCTCTGTTGACTTCACCATATGCATCTCTGCCATGTTTGGAAATTACAACAATGTCTTGCAGTTTATACAGAGTATGGAGATGTACAAGATTCTTGGGGTACAGAAAGTGGTGATCTATAAGAACAACTGCAGCCATCTGATGGAGAAAGTCTTGAAGTTTTATATGGAAGAAGGAACTGTAGAGATAATTCCCTGGCCAATAAACTCACACCTCAAGGTATCTTCTAAATGGCACTTTTCTATGGATGCAAAAGACATTGGCTACTATGGACAAATCACAGCTCTAAATGACTGTATATACCGTAACATGCAGAGGAGCAAGTTTGTGGTTCTTAATGATGCTGATGAAATAATTCTTCCCCTTAAGCACTCAGACTGGAAAACAATGATGAGCAGCCTTcaggagcaaaacccagggatTGGCATTTTCCTCTTTGAGAACCATATCTTCCCAGAAAACGTATCTACTCACATGTTCAACATTTCATCCTGGAATACTGTGCCAGGTGTTAACATATTACAGCATGTTCACAGAGAGCCTGACAGGAAGGATGTTTTCAATCCCAGGAAAATGATAATTGATCCACGAAAGGTGATTCAGACTTCAGTCCACTCTGTCCTACGTGCTTATGGGAACAGTGTGAATGTTCCCATGGATGTTGCCCTCGTTTATCACTGTCGGGTGCCCCTTCAAGGAAACCTTCCCAGAGGATCCCTCATCAGGGATACAGCACTGTGGAGATATAACTCATCATTAATCATGAATGTTAACAAGGTGCTATATCAAACTGTACTGTAA
- the LOC142418348 gene encoding beta-1,4-galactosyltransferase galt-1-like encodes MRQHKVQGQRNLHPHLNTLRMFCGGKKSYFAAVVCIITLTSMVTLSYLRLQRLSHLPKIMQEGSRCRGKITNSTITPLKDNRTFIICPYFDDRESKVTRVIGIVHHEDVKQLYCWFCCQPNGKIYVSKANIDVHSDRFGFPYGAADIVCLEPENCDPTHVAIHQSPHGNIDQLPRFEIKNRKAETFSVDFTICISAMFGNYNNVLQFIQSMEMYKILGVQKVVIYKNNCSHLMEKVLKFYMEEGTVEIIPWPINSHLKVSSKWQFMQDGTHIGYYGQITALNDCIYRNMQRSKFVVLNDADEIILPLKHSDWKTMMSSLQEQNPGIGIFLFENHIFPENVSTHMFNISSWNTVPGVNILQHVHREPDRKDVINPRKMIIDPRKVIQTSVHSVLRAYGNSVNVPMDVALVYHCRVPLQGNLPRESLIRDTALWRYNSSLITNVNKVLYETVL; translated from the coding sequence atgcGGCAGCATAAAGTGCAAGGACAAAGAAATTTGCATCCACATTTAAATACGCTCAGAATGTTCTGTGGTGGGAAAAAATCTTactttgctgctgttgtgtgCATTATTACTCTAACTTCAATGGTCACACTTTCTTACCTTAGGTTACAGAGACTTTCTCACCTGCCAAAAATAATGCAAGAAGGTAGCAGATGTAGAGGGAAAATTACCAATAGCACAATAACACCATTAAAAGATAACAGAACTTTTATTATATGCCCATACTTTGATGACAGAGAAAGCAAAGTCACTCGTGTGATTGGGATTGTTCACCATGAAGATGTAAAACAGCTATACTGCTGGTTCTGCTGTCAGcccaatggaaaaatatatgtatcAAAAGCAAACATTGATGTTCACTCAGACAGATTTGGATTCCCTTATGGTGCAGCAGATATAGTTTGTCTGGAACCCGAAAACTGCGATCCAACACATGTAGCAATTCATCAGTCTCCACATGGAAATATTGACCAGCTGCCAAGGTTTGAAATTAAAAACCGCAAGGCTGAGACCTTCTCTGTTGACTTCACCATATGCATCTCTGCCATGTTTGGAAATTACAACAATGTCTTGCAGTTTATACAGAGTATGGAGATGTACAAGATTCTTGGGGTACAGAAAGTGGTGATCTATAAGAACAACTGCAGCCATCTGATGGAGAAAGTCTTGAAGTTTTATATGGAAGAAGGAACTGTAGAGATAATTCCCTGGCCAATAAACTCACACCTCAAGGTATCTTCTAAATGGCAGTTCATGCAAGATGGAACACACATTGGCTACTATGGACAAATCACAGCTCTAAATGACTGTATATACCGTAACATGCAGAGGAGCAAGTTTGTGGTTCTTAATGATGCTGATGAAATAATTCTTCCCCTTAAGCACTCAGACTGGAAAACAATGATGAGCAGCCTTcaggagcaaaacccagggatTGGCATTTTCCTCTTTGAGAACCATATCTTCCCAGAAAACGTATCTACTCACATGTTCAACATTTCATCCTGGAATACTGTGCCAGGTGTTAACATATTACAGCATGTTCACAGAGAGCCTGACAGGAAAGATGTAATCAATCCCAGGAAAATGATAATTGATCCACGAAAGGTGATTCAGACTTCAGTCCACTCTGTCCTACGTGCTTATGGGAACAGTGTGAATGTTCCCATGGATGTTGCCCTCGTTTATCACTGTCGGGTGCCCCTTCAAGGAAACCTTCCCAGAGAATCCCTCATCAGGGATACAGCACTGTGGAGATATAACTCATCATTAATCACGAATGTTAACAAGGTGCTATATGAAACTGTACTGTAA